The Musa acuminata AAA Group cultivar baxijiao chromosome BXJ1-8, Cavendish_Baxijiao_AAA, whole genome shotgun sequence genomic sequence GGATTTCGTCCGGTATCGTGAAAGCGACGGCACGACACGTGACGCCTAGGGAAGTCACAGATGCCATCGTACGGCATCTGATCCGTTGCGACATCGACACGTGCCCTGTCGCCCATCGGAAGACGCGTGTCGGCATCTGGACGGATTAAGGTTCTTGACTCGTCGAGTGCTCTGATATCCTCACTCCGTCGCCCCAATAATATCACGGCCACGACGTGCCTTCGTTCAATTGGGTGGAGGACACGCGTCGGGAGGAGCGATCACCAGAGCAGATCCGACTCCCACGTGAAACGTGGAACGATATCCACCTTACACGTACGTGCTGCGACGCAccgtttttgttttctttcactATTTAATTACACTGAACGCAGTATGGGCggaaaaaaaaggggaaatacgagaataaaataacaaaaagggAAAGTGGTCCTCAACAAGATTTTTGTGTCAGCTTCTTCTCCTTACGCTTCACCGACTGTGTTCCGCTGCGACCAGCCTACAATAAATACACGGTGAAGGGAAGCAGGGGTTCACCGGGGTGACGGGACCGCACTAGATGTCCGACGAAAAGAAACAACGTATAATATAAACGTAGAATTGAAGCGTGGCTTAAGCTGGTGAGTGCGGGGGCCCCACAATTTAGATGGGTGCGTGTCACGCGCTCTTTGGTCTACCATGCATAAGCTGTCTATATTTAAGGGCATATGTTATTTATAAGCAAATGTTGTGCAATCGTGACGTCGCCATTTACAAGCAAATGTTTTGTTTGTTCGATCGAAAAGCTTAGGCTTCGATTCGTCCACGAAGAGGAATTCGTCGATTCCATCCAATCATTTTATATTCGAGTCGATTAATACATTATTATTTGGATATCATAAACGTTatttgatatgaaaaatattGAAATTAATCTGCCTTAACTCATTTTTCCGAGTATTATCGAGGAAAATATTTATTTGAGTTAAAAGAAATTTACCACTCATATCTTACTTCGATTCGAAAGTAGAAAATGCATGGGTGTGTCTGACCTGATTTTTCGATGATTAAGTTAATTTTAATTATCTAATtatgtattaaaaaatattaatggaAATTCAAATTCATTTCGATGAGTTCAGATAGAAAACATATCGTTGAAATCAATTCTATATATCCGCCAGTTTAATGATAAAATATCCTCTTTAGAATATACTGTTGGGGAAAAGAGATATTACTTTCTTCGTTTATAATTGGATagatatataattaaatttaatcGATTAATTTTGTGAATAATTCTCGATGATTTAGGATTAGTTTATTTGGACCGCTAAGATCCAACCGCATTAtatagaaaaaaaaggagaagaaagactATTAGgtgaaagataaaaatatattttcatcaaagtgacaaaaaaaaaaaagattgttatTAAAAATCGAGTGAGCTAAATAAAAGCTCAACGGTCAAGActttttaagataaaatatttatataaaaatattttttctacaaATAATGTGCTTATTTTATACAAGTGTTTGTGTTTTGTTATAAAAGGTAATTGCATCACACTTGTTTATATTAGTATCACTCGCAGCAAAAAACATTTTTGAATTATAAAAAACGGTTTAAGAAAACAAATTTTGTTGCTGAGTTGCGGCATAAAAGAGTATTTCTTTGTGTCTTCACATCAGAAAACATTTCGTCTATTTCACCCGCGCAGAAGCAACAGGATGACGTCGCGGCTCCACCACGCCATCCCTCTCCAATCCTTCCCTCGCCGGGCTCCAtcgtcctcttctcctcctcggaCTCGTCTGCGTCTTCCGCAGCCGTTCGTTCCTCATCGTCGCCGCGCCACCACAATCCTCCTCATCCCATGGCGCCCCCCCGTGACGTggatggggaggaggaggaggaggaggaccgcCCCTGTCAGCTGCACGGTGGCCGAGCGAGATGGCGAAGACGGCACCGGACGAGGGGGAACAGCAAAATCGGCAGCAGAAGCAGCTGCAAGATGGGCGTCGTTGATCCCCCGCGGTGTCGGCGTCGCCCCCGAGAGGATTCTCAGGCTCATTTCTGGGGCCACTTCTAGCCCCATCGGCCAGTTCATCGAGTCCCCCCGCACCTTCCTCCACTCCGTTGATCCCCGTATCAAATTGGTAAAGAACATTGCTTTTATGACGCGAATTCCTTCTGGTGTTCTGGTTGTCATTTGAGCAAATAGATGGTCTGCGAGACCTTGCTGGACTCGACTTGAAATTGcattgtttcgtatcaataagaaAGGTACTATACTTGATTTATGGAGCTAATTCTGTGACCTAAATTCGCGATGCATTTGTGGGTTGGTAGTGCATCTTTGATCACGAAGACTAGTGGATCTTAGCTAATTCCCCTAGGAATCTAATAAACACACATTGAAGAAGTCCTTTCTTAAGGGCCGTAGTCATGTCTGCATAGTTTAGCAAGGGTGCCATAGTTTGCATGCATACAATCTAAATATACCCTTGTTGCTTGGCTTCTGGGTTTTCCACCACTAATACATAGGGTCATATCCAGTACTTACACCATGGGGCTGGAAGCATCTCATAGTTGCCTCATTATTAGTTTTGAAGCTCATAGGCCCCATGTCTATTGTCATCCTTTAACACAAGTTCATCTGTGTGCTTGGATGTGTGACTATACAGTTACAtgtgttttttcttttgtgttttcTCAGACAATTGgaatattttgttttttgttttcttacCGTTTGCCATAGTATAGTTAGGTGCttagattcttttttaattttttggagGTCTAGTTATTTTTCAGTCGCGTGCAGATTCCCATTGTTTACATATCTGATCATTGTCACTTGAGATGTGAAGAGGAAATTGATTACCTGTTAGTTTTGTCTGGCTTAGTTTGCATTATGATGCATGATGAAGTGGTTTTGAAATGTCTTAGCATCTAATTTACATCTAGAAGTTGATTAGTTTCTAGTTGCTTCTGGATGCCATCTCTAATGTTAAGAAATTTGGCACATTAAATCTTTTTCTGGGTATGCTATCATATCATTAATGAATCTGTGAGGAATTAATTGCTTCAGAGTTTAAGTTTCTTTTGTCCTTACCAGTGCATCAGCATAACATGTAAATACTTTGAGGTTTTGTTATTCTGGATAATGGCTTTTAGCATTTATATGGCTTTGCATGGCTATTTTTTGTCCCTGTTTATTTAGTGTCTTCCAAATTTCTATCCTTTTGTCCATATTCATACCTGCTATATTGCTCTTCTTTATGTTCTTATTAACTTGTTCTGAATATTCTTCCACATCAATTCTGATTGTTTATATTTTACTTTGTGCAGGTGTGGCTGTTGGTTCTCGTTGTCTTACCAGCAAGATCACATATCTACATGCGCCTTGGTTTGGTTTTGTACATCACCCTACTGTCAATTTGCATCCTTCCATCTCGTATTTGGACGGTATGCTTGAAACTAATTAATTTCACTCATTGATTTCTTGTTTTGGCCAAGGTACACTCAAGCTTAGACAGTTAATATCCTACAGTAAATTGTTTTATGTGGATCCTAGCGCAAAAGTTAAACTTCCTAGGCACTGAAGAGTTAGATTAGGCACAAAAAGTTTAGGACCAATAATATGTCATGTATTTATTAAGTATTGTTATTCTTGTTATTATTTTCTGTTAAGATGGGTAAATCTTGTTCTTAATATTATCCTATTTTCCTAGTTTATCATGCATTCTTTTACTGAGATGTATATGATCATTATTTTGATGTATTAGATTGACTTATAGGAAACAAACTTTTCTTCTTTGTAGGATCAATTGGGCAGAGTGGCCTTGCTATCAGGAATTTTATTTGTCATGTTGGGATTTGGTTCTGACAGTGTGCCCTCACTTGTCCAGTTGAGAACTCCTCCCCCATCAATCACAGGATTGTCAAATGTTCCATCATCATTGAGTGGTTATTCATATATTATCACGAAGCTAGGTCCACTGCAATTGACAAGGAAAGGCCTGTCAGTGGCTAGTACATCTGCTTGTTTATCCTTTACTGTATGGTTCCTTTCTTTCACCTGAATTTTGAACCCTATTTTTCTACTCATAACTTATTGGTCCTTTTGAATTAGTTAATCTTAAGATCATCTTCTTTAGGTGgtgtttttcttttctaaatcaaAATGTTATATCCAAAAGGGCTTCCATATGTATTTTGTTTTgctgttattttttattattgcagTTGGAATTTGCCATTGAAAGCTTTCTTTGCTATGAGAAAGTCTTGCTGTCTTTGTTTTAAAatgaaaatgttgaaaatttagaaattattattgatatattttattttaagaagGACGTGATTTTGAGAAAACTTACCTTGTCTAAATTTCACCAACTGTTTAAAGGGTGGAGAAATAAACCTCAATTGTCAAGGTCAAGGTTTCATGATGTTTTTAAATGTTTGGACATTTAATATAAGccatttaaagaaggaagattacAAATTTTCTGTCAGACTTGGTATCAGATTTTCAGAGATTTTAATTTCTGTGAGAAATATTTGCCAAACTGCTCGTGCTTAACTACATCAGTTGCTAATTTTAGTTTGCTAATTGAGTAAAGTATACCATTtttttaatagaagagaaggaAAATATCCGCTTTTTTTAGTTGAATTTGTGAGCCAAACTATGCTGTTAACTATGAAAGACGGGAAGGACTCTCTTCTTTCCATTAACATTAGAACCTTGGATGCATTTTTCCGACATATGGTGTACTTTTGATTTGTGCCTCTATTCTTTAAGTATGTTTTGTGAATTTCACCATAATGTAAAGGTTCCCTGATAGGTATTTAATGGTCCGAAAAGAATGATACCATTTCGTAActtctttttaattttcatttgGCTGTTACCATGTGGTATGATTCGGAATACCACCCAGTACACCAGTTCTATACCAGTTCGGTTGATTACTGAAACTGTTACTGGACCAAGATTTAAAATTTTGGTTCTGGAGAAGCTTTTGTGTATAAATTTCATTTATAACCTGACAAATGTTCTTTGATTTGTGAGGTGAAGCAGGTCTCAGATAAGACTTACTTGATGATGCTTTTAACAAAACGTTGTCAAAGATGAAGTGAAGTACCCATGGTTGTTGTCCAAATTACTCATGATTAAGTAGTGTCAAAGATGAAGTAAATTACTCATTGTTAAGTAGTGGATACTTCATTCCATCTTAAGGATTTTTCTCATACCAAAAGACGTCAATGTACCTGCATCTATGTTCATTTTTCTGTTTAAATTATTATGATATCTTAGAACAATGCTACTTGGCAGctacttgatctttctttgagGATTCGCACAGTGCCTAACAACTGATGTGTCCTTTTTCTTTTGTCTCTTGAAAAGATCTTCCAAAGTGCTAGTCTATGTCTGACAACAACACCACCCGAGCAACTTGCATCTGCACTGCGATGGTTTATGGTTCCCTTGGCTCTAGTTGGTGTTCCTGTGTCTGAGATAATACTTACTCTACTGCTTTCTTTGAGATTCATCAGTCTTGTCTTCGATGAGGTAAGTTGAGAACTCAATAATAGTGGTGAGCATCTATTTGTACATATACAAGTATATacaaatattttttgataaacttctttttatttgttatttactGAAGATTTTCCATGTATGCTTATAATTTGCTTGAGGTTTCGTAGGTACGAAATACTGCACTAGGCGTTATTGCACGCCGGATAAGCTGGCATCAATTAACACTAATGGAAACATTCGATGGTACGtgtctccatatatatatatatatatatatatatatatatatatatatatatatatatatattattgtagcAGTTGAATATCATATATTTGTGCTTCCTAAACTTTAGTGGAACAAGGTGTATCTTTGGCTTTGCTTTTTGTGTCTACAGCTTTACCTcctaaaaaattaagattttcaCATGGTTGGTTCTCAAAAACAGTTTGTATATGGAGATCTTGGTAGCCAAAGGACCTCCAATTAGATTATATATATGGTTGGTGTTTAAGAGATTGTTGATCATCATCACAGGAGTCTTAAACATAGTCTGACATCtcttatggattttttttttgtgcttaGCCAACAATTCTTATAACTAATATCTGGTATCTTATAATCGTCATGTCACTTTTTCTTCTGGCCTCACTGTTTgggtattttattttatatctgtTAAATCATCAAATAAGATGAATGGGATTTTTTTTGCATTGGGAAAAAAAAGGATTTGATCTTTTCCAACTACATGATTTGACTTTGTATATGTTGGTCTATCCAGCAATGTTTTGACAACACAAGCTTGTCATACAAACAATTTATGAGCTGCTTGAACTTAAAAAGTAGTTGCTTATAGTTCTTTTGTGTCATTTACTTATGCAGTTTTCTTTTTGTACATCCGCCGGatcttcaaaaatatatttaaccATGCTGAGCAAATTTCCAAGGTTAGTTTTTCTCCGTCATGGTCAATTAGTTGCAACACTGAATAATGTTATATGATTTTTTGAAGAAAATAGGCCAATTTTACAAGTTTGTAGTAATTTGAACTTAACATGTTGGCTCGCCTATAAGTATTAAAAAGGTGCTATGTTTAGCCAAATGTAATTTTCACAAGGTTTAGAAACTTGATGACGTGCTAGAAAATTTCTTGGGGCATGCACCTCTTGACCCATGGCTCTTGACTAATACACAATCTGGTTGTGGTAATGCCATCTTTTACATTGACCATGGTCAATAATGCTGAAATTTATCCGTTCAGGCAAcatttttttaaatatgatatgATGTAAATTCACGGTCCCTTATATCATCTCGAGACTGTTTACTACCCTGTACACCTAGTCTGATGTTTGATCATTGGAATCCAAACTGAAGCCTAGATCAGTTTCTATTGGTCTCGCTTCTATTTGGGATTGTGGAACAAGTGTTTTGGTAGTTTGTTTGTGGACTTCTTATCACATCTGAAAATCTTCTGAACTTAGGTAGTCTTCCCCTGAATGTGCAGTTGTCACGAAACATATTTACTGAATTTGGGTTTGGCAGGCGATGATCGCTAGAGGTTTCTGTGGTGACAGCAACATGCACAAGATCTACCTCGTCACTGATTTCTCACTTGGCTTTGTAGATTTTGTCTCCATTCTTTCTCTTCTCAGTCTAATCGGTGCTGCGGTCCTGTCCGAACAGCTCCTAGTTTAATGTATGGTAAGTGTACAACACTTCTTGCCTAAAAAAATTGTGAAACAGGATAAATTTATGAAGCTTTAAGGTTAATATCTCTTCCTCCTGCTTGTTCTTAGGTTTTTGGTGTAGAGAGGATAATCTATATCCAGGTTTGGCAAAATTAAATGATTTATTACTTATAGCTGAAATTTATGACTTTCATTTGCTGGGACAACCTGAAAGGAATAGACTAAAATAAAGAATTGCCCATGTCAGCAGGCCTCAcgaagtttccaacatcgacgacTGAAACATGCATGTTACATCGTCATCAGGTACCGCTTTGCTTGATATTTATACAATTTAGGTGTTTGATTTGCTTACCGGAGTTGCATATCTGACGTAGTTAAGCTTTGCTTACTCTCTTCTCCTCTTTCAGGGATGCAGGTATGAAATGATACAAgatgatgatgcataataattGGACGAATTAATACGGAAGACAATCGGTCTCATAGTCCAAGAAAGCATGAGTTACTCTGGTGATACTTGCAAATCGTCCTGGCATGAGTTGTGTAATCTACAGAGTTGCTGCTGTGGAAGGCCTAATGCTTGTAGATTAGGGCATAGGGATGCACAATGGGTTCGAGGACATTAAGGTTTTAGTTGTGTCATCTCAAGCTCTTATGATCTGATGAATGAATTGACAACGACATAGGGAAGATAGATGATGAACTCCCTCGTTTGTCCcttgttatttttttaaatttattattaaactGCAAGGAATTTCTTTGGCCAAAATTAACTTGGCAAAAACAATTTGTTCAACTTCTATGAAATTTCATGAATATCATGATGCACAAAACTTTTAAGGAAATAGAAAAAAACATTGAACCTCTAATTCGATGGTATTTTAAGTAGGGTGAattttggaattttttttttcattttgggtGTTTTTCTTGGGGGTTTTTaggtgtctccaaattacttaaatattatcaaaaatattttttatagtatttttttgtaACCGTCACAAATATGATGTAATCgtatcaaaaaataatataactaataaaaaattaattatatatatatttattactaAACTACTAAGAATATCTATTTGAGACTCAATCAAATTAGTAAATTAGTTTGTATTGAGTTTTTTAAACTTGAGCTATGACAGTAAGTACTAAAAACTAAAAGTTTTAAATTAAGTaactaaatattttagattaaataagagtaaaattgaatatataaaatataattttaatgattcTAGAATAAGATAAGATAATATAATTAAGTTGGATggataaaattttttaaatattttgaatcgATTATTCAACAAAACGAAGAGATCgattaagacataatttatagGATAAAAACAAAATGATTAAGATTGTGAGGGGTATAAAAAATCTTATATGAttattagatatctttaagattaaaaaaaatatataaagtagTTACGAaactaataatattttttgaacttaagttggataattaagaaataatatatatatatatatatatatatatatatatatatatatattatcgagatgagaatgttgagatacATATGTGAAATTAttagaaaaaataagaaaaatttttttattcataaataattatatttagtgATACGAGAATAAATAGACGAAgacttaaaaaaatataaattataaataaaaaaaattaaatattttaaatttaattaaatatataatttttttataaaatcttaatAACATAAAAGATTTATAgttaaaatttatgaaattattattattattattattattattattattattattattattattattattattattatagtttgTATTGAGTTTTGAATCTACAATTTTTTTATAGATGCGTAAAAAACACTTTAAGTAGTATAATTATGGATTTGTTCACGATTCAATGCAAATGACGAGAGTTTTTTATTTATCTTATCACGAAAAATTTGGAATAAAAAATaagacaataataaaaaaaagatttttttcccAGAATTTTACCTTTATGTGCATTTACTGAAAAGAAAACGTTGAACATTTCGAGGTCAATTAATCGTGTCCGTTCATCCATTCGTAACATTTCTTCTCTCACCGTACATAAATGAGGAGCTCGCTTCGCCGGCCCGTTCATTATTCCTTGTTGGACCATTGGAGACGAGGACAGGAGAGCATCGAAGAGAATGTACGGATACGATCGGGTGGAGAAGGGCGTCGCCCCCGGCCTCGACATCGAGGCCGGGACGCTCTACCCGGGGCTCTCGCTCGGCGAGAACGACCTCCGGTGGGGGTTCATCCGCAAGGTCTACGGCATCCTCGCCGTCCAGGTGCTGCTCACCACCGCCGTCTCCGCCGCAACGGTCTTCTACCGTCCCGTAAACGCGGCCCTCGCCTCCAGCCCTGGCCTCGCACTGGTCCTCGCCCTCCTTCCCCTCTTCTGTGCGACCCCGCTCGTACCTCCCCTTTTTACCCTTTCCTTTTTACTTGATTTGTAGATCTGAGATCCGTGATGTTGGTTCGCCCGAttttggtcgattttaatttcctGGTTGTTGGGGTTTGCTTGATGATGAATCTCTTTTCGTGTTTCTTCGATTCGATTAATTCTTCTCGTCGTTTCTGGTAATTCAGCATGGAAAAAAATCAAGGTTTTGCAGATGATATCAAGAATCCGATTAGATCTAACCGTTGAGGCTTGCTAAAATCGGCATTCTTAGCTCTTATCATTTTCCTTCATTAGGCCACCGGTGTATTGCGAATGGATAGAAGATGGTGCTAAGATAATGTGGAGATACATGTTCACTTTAGCTTGTTATGGGATAAGCTGATGACAATCTAGTAATGAATATGTGCAAgcaagtttgattttttttttattgtcataTAAGTAAAAGCATGCATGGTATGTAAAATATACAGGCACAAAAACCAATTAGGGATGCTTAATTGTGTCCTCATTAGCTGTTTGCATAGGATGAGAATTTGCAGGTCCATCTTAATATCAGTTTACGTATGTATGTGTATAGATGTATGTACATGCATAAatccatatatatgattatacatatatacatatttgcaGATTCCCTCGTACAAAAAACATGTGTGTATACGTGTGTCTGCCCGTGTAGAACTTGAACCCACAACAGGAATCAAATTAGATTCTACTAGAGTTCCCTTTCTCCTTTCCTAAGTCTCCTAATACTTTTCAAGTTGCATCATTAGGTAATTATTATGcccaaactactttttattttttaatgcccTCTTTTAGTGTACACTTCAGAACCAAGTGTAGAATTTGGACCTGATGTTCGGTGATCATGTTTTTGTTATGAATTTAGTTCAACTTTCTGTCTATTCTGAAAGGAAACTCTTTCATATGAGTATGTCTTTTTTAGCTTTTCCAAAGAAATATATTTTGAGTATAAATATTTTGTTCTTTTAAAATGTCAAACATCACTTACTGACCTAATTTTGTATCACAGTGTTGTTCCCATTGTACCATTATCAACAAAAGCATCCACTAAACTTTTTGTTCCTTGGACTGTTCACTGTGTGCC encodes the following:
- the LOC135588007 gene encoding protein ABCI12, chloroplastic-like isoform X2 — protein: MTSRLHHAIPLQSFPRRAPSSSSPPRTRLRLPQPFVPHRRRATTILLIPWRPPVTWMGRRRRRRTAPVSCTVAERDGEDGTGRGGTAKSAAEAAARWASLIPRGVGVAPERILRLISGATSSPIGQFIESPRTFLHSVDPRIKLVWLLVLVVLPARSHIYMRLGLVLYITLLSICILPSRIWTDQLGRVALLSGILFVMLGFGSDSVPSLVQLRTPPPSITGLSNVPSSLSGYSYIITKLGPLQLTRKGLSVASTSACLSFTIFQSASLCLTTTPPEQLASALRWFMVPLALVGVPVSEIILTLLLSLRFISLVFDEVRNTALGVIARRISWHQLTLMETFDGDDR
- the LOC135588007 gene encoding protein ABCI12, chloroplastic-like isoform X1: MTSRLHHAIPLQSFPRRAPSSSSPPRTRLRLPQPFVPHRRRATTILLIPWRPPVTWMGRRRRRRTAPVSCTVAERDGEDGTGRGGTAKSAAEAAARWASLIPRGVGVAPERILRLISGATSSPIGQFIESPRTFLHSVDPRIKLVWLLVLVVLPARSHIYMRLGLVLYITLLSICILPSRIWTDQLGRVALLSGILFVMLGFGSDSVPSLVQLRTPPPSITGLSNVPSSLSGYSYIITKLGPLQLTRKGLSVASTSACLSFTIFQSASLCLTTTPPEQLASALRWFMVPLALVGVPVSEIILTLLLSLRFISLVFDEVRNTALGVIARRISWHQLTLMETFDVFFLYIRRIFKNIFNHAEQISKAMIARGFCGDSNMHKIYLVTDFSLGFVDFVSILSLLSLIGAAVLSEQLLV